Proteins encoded by one window of Salvia splendens isolate huo1 chromosome 7, SspV2, whole genome shotgun sequence:
- the LOC121742134 gene encoding ribulose bisphosphate carboxylase/oxygenase activase, chloroplastic-like isoform X2: protein MALCFQISPSSIKSQLFSNRKFYTKKPSNFVTICCTHSEGVENATSKQQKKLSKQSSWESEDSEGKDYLYRLGAEADNMNIAVGARAGIIDDLFTGNFLGKDSDIVFDYRQKATRSFEYLQGDYYIAPAFLDKVVVHMAKNFMAHLLNVRVPLILGIWGGKGQGKTFQTELIFRALGVEPIIMSAGELESERAGEPGRLIRERYRTASQVVQNQGKMSCLMINDIDAGLGIFGNTQMTVNNQIVVGSLMNIADNPTRVSIGQGWREADITHRIPIIVTGNDFARIYAPLIRDGRMDKFYWQPTEEDIVNIVSRMYEKDGITKDEVVSIVQEFPNQALDFYGALRSRTYDRSILEWVNDAGGAEDLGSRLLKQKKDGKLPVFTPPQQTLEALLESGYDLIKEQKLIMETKLSKEYLKNMDDEPV from the exons ATGGCTCTCTGCTTCCAAATTTCCCCTTCTTCAATTAAATCACAGTTGTTTTCCAATCGCAAGTTCTACACCAAAAAACCCTCCAATTTTGTCACAATTTGTTGCACCCACAGCGAAGGGGTTGAGAATGCAACCAGCAAACAGCAAAAGAAGCTATCCAAACAGTCTTCATGGGAATCCGAAGACTCTGAAGGCAAAGATTATCTCTACAGACTTGGAGCTGAGGCCGACAACATGAACATCGCCGTTGGAGCTAGGGCTGGCATCATCGATGATCTCTTCACTGGCAATTTCCTCGGCAAAGACT CGGATATTGTGTTTGATTATCGGCAAAAGGCAACGAGGTCTTTCGAGTATCTTCAAGGCGATTATTACATTGCGCCTGCTTTCCTG GATAAAGTTG TTGTCCACATGGCGAAGAACTTCATGGCTCATCTCCTCAATGTCAGAGTTCCACTAATTTTAG GAATTTGGGGAGGGAAAGGACAAGGCAAAACTTTTCAAACTGAACTTATTTTCCGTGCTTTGGGTGTCGAACCTATCATCATGTCTGCTGGTGAATTGGAATCTGAAAGAGCTG GAGAACCAGGAAGATTGATACGTGAACGGTACAGAACTGCTTCTCAAGTGGTCCAAAACCAA GGGAAAATGAGCTGCTTGATGATTAATGATATTGATGCTGGCCTGGGTATATTTG GTAACACTCAAATGACAGTGAACAACCAAATTGTGGTTGGAAGTCTCATGAATATAGCAGATAATCCTACAAGAGTAAGTATTGGGCAAGGTTGGAGAGAGGCAGATATTACTCACAGGATTCCAATCATCGTCACAGGAAATGATTTTGCAAGAATTTATGCTCCATTGATCCGTGATGGAAGGATGGATAAATTCTACTG GCAGCCTACAGAAGAAGATATTGTAAATATTGTTAGTAGAATGTACGAGAAGGATGGGATAACCAAGGATGAGGTTGTCAGCATCGTGCAAGAATTTCCCAATCAAG CACTGGACTTTTATGGTGCTCTTAGGTCAAGAACATATGACCGCTCAATCCTAGAG TGGGTAAATGATGCCGGAGGTGCTGAAGATCTTGGTTCCAGACTTCTTAAACAGAAAAAGGATGGAAAACTTCCAGTATTTACGCCTCCACAG CAAACCCTGGAAGCATTACTTGAATCGGGATATGATCTCATTAAAGAGCAGAAGCTAATCATGGAAACCAAGCTTTCCAAGGAATACTTGAAAAACATGGATGATGAGCCAGTTTGA
- the LOC121742134 gene encoding ribulose bisphosphate carboxylase/oxygenase activase, chloroplastic-like isoform X1 produces MALCFQISPSSIKSQLFSNRKFYTKKPSNFVTICCTHSEGVENATSKQQKKLSKQSSWESEDSEGKDYLYRLGAEADNMNIAVGARAGIIDDLFTGNFLGKDSDIVFDYRQKATRSFEYLQGDYYIAPAFLDKVVVHMAKNFMAHLLNVRVPLILGIWGGKGQGKTFQTELIFRALGVEPIIMSAGELESERAGEPGRLIRERYRTASQVVQNQSWFFPKIQGKMSCLMINDIDAGLGIFGNTQMTVNNQIVVGSLMNIADNPTRVSIGQGWREADITHRIPIIVTGNDFARIYAPLIRDGRMDKFYWQPTEEDIVNIVSRMYEKDGITKDEVVSIVQEFPNQALDFYGALRSRTYDRSILEWVNDAGGAEDLGSRLLKQKKDGKLPVFTPPQQTLEALLESGYDLIKEQKLIMETKLSKEYLKNMDDEPV; encoded by the exons ATGGCTCTCTGCTTCCAAATTTCCCCTTCTTCAATTAAATCACAGTTGTTTTCCAATCGCAAGTTCTACACCAAAAAACCCTCCAATTTTGTCACAATTTGTTGCACCCACAGCGAAGGGGTTGAGAATGCAACCAGCAAACAGCAAAAGAAGCTATCCAAACAGTCTTCATGGGAATCCGAAGACTCTGAAGGCAAAGATTATCTCTACAGACTTGGAGCTGAGGCCGACAACATGAACATCGCCGTTGGAGCTAGGGCTGGCATCATCGATGATCTCTTCACTGGCAATTTCCTCGGCAAAGACT CGGATATTGTGTTTGATTATCGGCAAAAGGCAACGAGGTCTTTCGAGTATCTTCAAGGCGATTATTACATTGCGCCTGCTTTCCTG GATAAAGTTG TTGTCCACATGGCGAAGAACTTCATGGCTCATCTCCTCAATGTCAGAGTTCCACTAATTTTAG GAATTTGGGGAGGGAAAGGACAAGGCAAAACTTTTCAAACTGAACTTATTTTCCGTGCTTTGGGTGTCGAACCTATCATCATGTCTGCTGGTGAATTGGAATCTGAAAGAGCTG GAGAACCAGGAAGATTGATACGTGAACGGTACAGAACTGCTTCTCAAGTGGTCCAAAACCAA TCTTGGTTTTTCCCAAAAATACAGGGGAAAATGAGCTGCTTGATGATTAATGATATTGATGCTGGCCTGGGTATATTTG GTAACACTCAAATGACAGTGAACAACCAAATTGTGGTTGGAAGTCTCATGAATATAGCAGATAATCCTACAAGAGTAAGTATTGGGCAAGGTTGGAGAGAGGCAGATATTACTCACAGGATTCCAATCATCGTCACAGGAAATGATTTTGCAAGAATTTATGCTCCATTGATCCGTGATGGAAGGATGGATAAATTCTACTG GCAGCCTACAGAAGAAGATATTGTAAATATTGTTAGTAGAATGTACGAGAAGGATGGGATAACCAAGGATGAGGTTGTCAGCATCGTGCAAGAATTTCCCAATCAAG CACTGGACTTTTATGGTGCTCTTAGGTCAAGAACATATGACCGCTCAATCCTAGAG TGGGTAAATGATGCCGGAGGTGCTGAAGATCTTGGTTCCAGACTTCTTAAACAGAAAAAGGATGGAAAACTTCCAGTATTTACGCCTCCACAG CAAACCCTGGAAGCATTACTTGAATCGGGATATGATCTCATTAAAGAGCAGAAGCTAATCATGGAAACCAAGCTTTCCAAGGAATACTTGAAAAACATGGATGATGAGCCAGTTTGA
- the LOC121742024 gene encoding 4-coumarate--CoA ligase 1-like, whose translation MEVPTKPEEIIFRSKLPDIYIPKHLPLHSYCFENISKFSTRPCLINGATGDVYTYEEVELTARKVASGLSQLGIQQGETIMLLLPNTPEYVFAFLGASYIGAVSTMANPFFTPAEVIKQARASQAKLVITLACYVDKVRDYAASAGVKVMCVDAAPEGCLSFSQLTSADEREMPAVKIHPEDAVALPYSSGTTGLPKGVMLTHKGLVTSVAQQVDGENPNLYVHSEDVMLCVLPLFHIYSLNSVLLCGLRVGAAILIMQKFDIVPFLELIQKYKVTIGPVVPPIVLAIAKSPLVGKYDISSVRMVISGAAPLGKELEDSVRTKFPDAQLGQGYGMTEAGPVLSMCLAFAKEPFEIKSGACGTVVRNAEMKIVDPQTGASLGRNQSGEICIRGDQIMKGYLNDPESTKNTIDQDGWLHTGDIGFIDADDELFIVDRLKEIIKYKGFQVAPAEIEALLLNNPYISDAAVVSMQDEQAGEVPVAFVVRSNGSTITEDEIKQFVSKQVIFYKRIYRVFFVDAIPKSPSGKILRKDLRARLAAAV comes from the exons ATGGAGGTTCCGACGAAACCGGAAGAGATCATATTTCGATCGAAGCTCCCCGACATCTACATCCCGAAGCACCTCCCCTTGCACTCGTATTGCTTCGAGAACATCTCCAAATTCAGCACCCGCCCGTGCCTCATCAACGGAGCCACGGGCGACGTGTACACGTACGAGGAGGTGGAGCTGACCGCGCGAAAGGTCGCGTCGGGTCTCAGCCAGCTGGGCATCCAGCAGGGCGAGACCATCATGCTCCTCCTCCCCAACACGCCCGAGTACGTCTTCGCCTTCCTCGGCGCTTCCTACATCGGGGCCGTGTCCACCATGGCGAACCCCTTCTTCACCCCGGCCGAGGTGATCAAGCAGGCCAGGGCCTCCCAGGCCAAGCTGGTCATCACCCTGGCCTGCTACGTCGACAAGGTGCGCGACTACGCGGCCTCGGCCGGGGTCAAGGTGATGTGCGTGGACGCGGCCCCGGAGGGCTGCCTGAGCTTCTCCCAGTTGACGTCCGCGGACGAGCGGGAGATGCCGGCGGTGAAGATCCACCCGGAGGACGCGGTGGCGCTGCCGTACTCGTCCGGGACGACGGGGCTGCCGAAGGGGGTCATGCTGACGCACAAGGGGCTTGTGACGAGCGTGGCGCAGCAGGTGGACGGGGAGAATCCGAATCTCTATGTGCATAGCGAGGATGTGATGCTGTGCGTGCTGCCGCTGTTTCATATATACTCATTGAATTCGGTTTTGCTGTGCGGGTTGCGGGTCGGGGCGGCGATTTTGATCATGCAGAAGTTCGATATTGTGCCGTTTTTGGAGCTCATTCAGAAGTATAAAGTGACGATAGGGCCCGTCGTGCCGCCGATAGTTCTGGCGATAGCGAAGAGCCCGCTCGTGGGCAAGTACGACATTTCGTCTGTGAGGATGGTCATATCCGGCGCCGCGCCGCTCGGGAAGGAGCTTGAGGATTCTGTTAGGACTAAGTTTCCTGATGCACAACTTGGACAG GGGTATGGGATGACTGAAGCAGGGCCAGTGCTATCAATGTGCCTAGCTTTTGCAAAGGAGCCATTTGAGATAAAATCAGGGGCATGTGGAACTGTTGTGAGAAATGCTGAAATGAAAATCGTTGATCCTCAAACTGGTGCCTCTCTTGGCCGTAATCAATCTGGAGAAATTTGCATTAGAGGAGATCAGATTATGAAAG GTTATTTGAACGATCCGGAGTCGACAAAGAATACCATAGACCAAGACGGGTGGCTGCACACGGGTGACATCGGATTCATTGACGCGGACGACGAGCTCTTCATCGTCGATCGGTTGAAGGAAATCATAAAATACAAAGGGTTCCAAGTTGCCCCTGCTGAAATTGAAGCCCTTCTTCTCAATAATCCATATATCTCCGACGCTGCAGTTGTCTC aatGCAAGATGAGCAAGCTGGAGAAGTCCCAGTTGCTTTTGTTGTGAGATCGAATGGTTCTACTATCACTGAGGATGAAATCAAGCAGTTTGTCTCGAAACAG GTTATTTTCTACAAGAGAATATATCGTGTCTTTTTTGTTGATGCAATTCCAAAGTCTCCATCAGGGAAAATATTGAGAAAGGATTTGAGAGCAAGATTAGCAGCTGCAGTCTAA